One stretch of Erpetoichthys calabaricus chromosome 14, fErpCal1.3, whole genome shotgun sequence DNA includes these proteins:
- the ccdc103 gene encoding coiled-coil domain-containing protein 103: MQKPEVINFLALERELQLALAADKKYQRENDAKFRAIHQKVGSYEEFRDIVLASHLKPLDKKDKIGDERKQPWNTVAASSGQKPTSTPEATTPMPQEDLIIPQSAAEFYRQWHRNLPSGAEKYSFLLSLGGEHLSAIFRAEIGFALLGEFLQVLLENFSPKDCMAVTSILLHLPRTQRFGLHVDFLDQAERDGCKQLIEKLERLHECDGPGSKMHCGNWASTSDTSGSAEPCESLACYLRKVYKVSP; encoded by the exons ATGCAGAAGCCGGAGGTAATTAACTTTTTGGCCCTGGAACGGGAGCTTCAGTTGGCACTAGCAGCTGATAAGAAATACCAGCGAGAAAACGATGCCAAGTTCCGCGCCATCCATCAGAAAGTGGGCTCCTACGAGGAGTTCAG GGACATTGTTTTGGCGTCACACCTGAAGCCGCTGGACAAAAAGGATAAAATTGGAGATGAGAGAAAACAGCCCTGGAACACTGTGGCAGCATCTTCAGGTCAGAAGCCCACCTCAACACCAGAGGCCACAACTCCAATG cCACAGGAAGACTTGATTATTCCACAAAGTGCAGCCGAGTTCTACCGGCAGTGGCACAGGAACCTTCCCAGTGGAGCAGAGAAGTACTCCTTCTTACTGTCACTTGGTGGAGAGCATCTATCTGCCATTTTCAGAGCGGAGATCGGATTTGCACTGCTGGGCGAGTTTCTCCAGGTGCTTTTGGAAAACTTCTCCCCTAAAGACTGCATGGCCGTGACGTCAATCCTGTTGCACCTTCCGCGCACCCAGCGGTTCGGCCTTCACGTGGACTTCTTGGATCAGGCTGAGAGAGATGGCTGCAAGCAGCTGATTGAGAAACTGGAAAGGCTGCATGAGTGTGATGGCCCTGGGAGCAAAATGCATTGTGGGAACTGGGCAAGCACCTCGGACACCTCTGGTTCGGCTGAACCGTGTGAAAGCCTCGCTTGCTACTTAAGGAAGGTTTACAAAGTGTCACCCTGA